A DNA window from Arachis hypogaea cultivar Tifrunner chromosome 18, arahy.Tifrunner.gnm2.J5K5, whole genome shotgun sequence contains the following coding sequences:
- the LOC112772433 gene encoding transcription factor bHLH123-like isoform X3, whose protein sequence is MAEDQFQASGNWWENPAIRNNWQPHQQQQDESDHMMKPTRVSMDSSGGGAAGGGSSSVVFHDPQKLQPPDSAAAATSSTDPNLHFMALGLSSPPIDWNQQPSFLRGEKGGENSFRSMLQEEGGGGGGMGLSAQQVHQWRSAESEFKNNRGFCLEQNQFSPQYSSGDSTVTSQQGFHHQHMDHSAVLYGSPSSILQGLLGPDHHQQQANHNFSYPTSNYGLSSSSSNDFVPSSSSSNWSNNNNNNNNNNKVPQFLRGSPPKQLSNSSSSPITTTNTSLHFTNNAPFWNAAASDPKDVRSTTFFPNSLQPPFFTNPSFDVQSKNMSEMRDSGAVVKKSGSEPTPKRPRNETTPSPLPAFKVRKEKMGDRITALQQLVSPFGKVLSTPYMKSGAPIQIQQGSGKSKEGEGPKQDLRSRGLCLVPVSSTFPMTHETTVDFWTPTFGGGSR, encoded by the exons ATGGCAGAAGATCAATTTCAGGCAAGTGGAAACTGGTGGGAGAATCCAGCTATCAGGAACAATTGGCAACCGCATCAGCAACAACAAGATGAATCAGATCACATGATGAAACCAACAAGGGTTTCTATGGATTCCTCGGGTGGTGGCGCTGCCGGTGGCGGTTCGTCTTCTGTGGTGTTCCATGACCCACAGAAGCTTCAGCCTCCGGATTCTGCCGCGGCCGCCACTTCTTCCACTGACCCCAACTTGCACTTTATGGCTTTAGGCCTCTCTTCCCCGCCCATCGATTGGAATCAACAACCATCCTTCTT gcgtGGTGAGAAGGGTGGAGAGAACAGCTTCAGGTCGATGCTACAAGAAGAGGGTGGAGGCGGCGGCGGCATGGGGTTGTCAGCACAACAAGTCCATCAATGGAGATCAGCGGAAAGCGAATTCAAGAACAATAGAGGTTTCTGTTTGGAGCAAAACCAATTCAGTCCTCAATATAGCTCCGGTGACAGCACAGTAACAAGCCAACAAGGATTTCATCACCAACACATGGATCATTCCGCAGTTCTATACGGTAGCCCTTCATCAATCTTACAAGGACTATTAGGACCtgatcatcatcaacaacaagcTAATCATAATTTTTCATATCCAACTTCAAACTATGGGTTGAGTTCTTCTAGTAGCAATGACTTtgtgccttcttcttcttcttctaattggtctaataacaacaacaataataataataacaataaagtgCCTCAGTTCTTGAGAGGCTCGCCACCAAAACAGTTATCCAATTCCTCATCATCACCGATAACAACGACAAACACTAGTTTGCATTTCACAAACAACGCTCCTTTTTGGAACGCTGCTGCTTCTGACCCTAAAGATGTTAGGTCCACCACCTTCTTCCCTAATTCATTGCAGCCACCATTCTTCACTAATCCAAGTTTTGATGTCCAATCTAAG AATATGAGTGAAATGAGGGATTCAGGTGCAGTGGTGAAGAAAAGTGGGAGTGAACCAACACCCAAAAGGCCTCGGAACGAAACTACCCCATCTCCTTTGCCAGCTTTTAAG gtgagaaaagagaagatgggggACAGAATCACTGCACTCCAACAATTAGTGTCGCCTTTTGGAAAg GTTTTGAGTACCCCGTATATGAAAAGTGGAGCTCCTATACAGATTCAACAG GGTTCCGGTAAATCTAAGGAAGGTGAGGGTCCAAAACAAGATCTTAGAAGCCGAGGGCTATGCTTGGTGCCAGTTTCAAGCACATTTCCAATGACTCATGAAACCACAGTTGATTTTTGGACACCAACATTTGGAGGAGGTTCAAGATAG
- the LOC112771618 gene encoding probable NAD(P)H dehydrogenase (quinone) FQR1-like 1, translating into MAVKVYVVYYSMYGHVEKLAQEIKKGAASVEGVEVKIWQVPETLPEEVLGKMGAPPKTDAPIITADELATADGFVFGFPTRFGMMPAQFKAFLDSTGGLWRTQQLAGKPAGIFYSTGSQGGGQETTALTAITQLVHHGMIFVPIGYTFGAGMFEMENVKGGSPYGAGTYAGDGSRQPSQLELDQAFHQGKYLASITKKLKKEQAA; encoded by the exons GTACTACTCCATGTATGGACATGTTGAGAAGCTAGCACAAGAAATCAAGAAAGGCGCTGCTTCGGTAGAAGGCGTTGAGGTCAAAATATGGCAG GTGCCTGAGACACTGCCAGAAGAAGTGCTTGGTAAGATGGGTGCACCACCAAAGACCGATGCACCAATCATCACCGCCGACGAACTCGCCACGGCTGATGGTTTTGTCTTTGGCTTCCCTACTAGATTCGGGATGATGCCTGCTCAATTTAAGGCTTTCCTAGATTCCACCGGAGGTCTATGGAGGACACAACAGCTTGCAGGCAAGCCAGCCGGAATCTTCTATAGCACCGGTTCCCAGGGCGGCGGACAAGAGACAACAGC GCTTACTGCTATCACTCAGCTTGTACATCACGGAATGATATTCGTTCCGATCGGATACACATTTGGTGCCGGCATGTTTGAGATGGAGAACGTGAAAGGTGGAAGTCCATACGGGGCCGGAACTTATGCCGGTGACGGCTCAAGGCAGCCATCTCAGCTTGAGTTGGACCAAGCATTCCACCAAGGAAAGTACCTTGCATCCATCACAAAGAAGCTCAAGAAGGAACAAGCTGCATAA
- the LOC112772433 gene encoding transcription factor bHLH123-like isoform X2 — protein MAEDQFQASGNWWENPAIRNNWQPHQQQQDESDHMMKPTRVSMDSSGGGAAGGGSSSVVFHDPQKLQPPDSAAAATSSTDPNLHFMALGLSSPPIDWNQQPSFLRGEKGGENSFRSMLQEEGGGGGGMGLSAQQVHQWRSAESEFKNNRGFCLEQNQFSPQYSSGDSTVTSQQGFHHQHMDHSAVLYGSPSSILQGLLGPDHHQQQANHNFSYPTSNYGLSSSSSNDFVPSSSSSNWSNNNNNNNNNNKVPQFLRGSPPKQLSNSSSSPITTTNTSLHFTNNAPFWNAAASDPKDVRSTTFFPNSLQPPFFTNPSFDVQSKNMSEMRDSGAVVKKSGSEPTPKRPRNETTPSPLPAFKVRKEKMGDRITALQQLVSPFGKTDTASVLSEAIEYIKFLHEQVLSTPYMKSGAPIQIQQGSGKSKEGEGPKQDLRSRGLCLVPVSSTFPMTHETTVDFWTPTFGGGSR, from the exons ATGGCAGAAGATCAATTTCAGGCAAGTGGAAACTGGTGGGAGAATCCAGCTATCAGGAACAATTGGCAACCGCATCAGCAACAACAAGATGAATCAGATCACATGATGAAACCAACAAGGGTTTCTATGGATTCCTCGGGTGGTGGCGCTGCCGGTGGCGGTTCGTCTTCTGTGGTGTTCCATGACCCACAGAAGCTTCAGCCTCCGGATTCTGCCGCGGCCGCCACTTCTTCCACTGACCCCAACTTGCACTTTATGGCTTTAGGCCTCTCTTCCCCGCCCATCGATTGGAATCAACAACCATCCTTCTT gcgtGGTGAGAAGGGTGGAGAGAACAGCTTCAGGTCGATGCTACAAGAAGAGGGTGGAGGCGGCGGCGGCATGGGGTTGTCAGCACAACAAGTCCATCAATGGAGATCAGCGGAAAGCGAATTCAAGAACAATAGAGGTTTCTGTTTGGAGCAAAACCAATTCAGTCCTCAATATAGCTCCGGTGACAGCACAGTAACAAGCCAACAAGGATTTCATCACCAACACATGGATCATTCCGCAGTTCTATACGGTAGCCCTTCATCAATCTTACAAGGACTATTAGGACCtgatcatcatcaacaacaagcTAATCATAATTTTTCATATCCAACTTCAAACTATGGGTTGAGTTCTTCTAGTAGCAATGACTTtgtgccttcttcttcttcttctaattggtctaataacaacaacaataataataataacaataaagtgCCTCAGTTCTTGAGAGGCTCGCCACCAAAACAGTTATCCAATTCCTCATCATCACCGATAACAACGACAAACACTAGTTTGCATTTCACAAACAACGCTCCTTTTTGGAACGCTGCTGCTTCTGACCCTAAAGATGTTAGGTCCACCACCTTCTTCCCTAATTCATTGCAGCCACCATTCTTCACTAATCCAAGTTTTGATGTCCAATCTAAG AATATGAGTGAAATGAGGGATTCAGGTGCAGTGGTGAAGAAAAGTGGGAGTGAACCAACACCCAAAAGGCCTCGGAACGAAACTACCCCATCTCCTTTGCCAGCTTTTAAG gtgagaaaagagaagatgggggACAGAATCACTGCACTCCAACAATTAGTGTCGCCTTTTGGAAAg ACTGATACAGCCTCAGTGTTATCTGAAGCAATTGAATACATCAAATTCCTCCATGAACAG GTTTTGAGTACCCCGTATATGAAAAGTGGAGCTCCTATACAGATTCAACAG GGTTCCGGTAAATCTAAGGAAGGTGAGGGTCCAAAACAAGATCTTAGAAGCCGAGGGCTATGCTTGGTGCCAGTTTCAAGCACATTTCCAATGACTCATGAAACCACAGTTGATTTTTGGACACCAACATTTGGAGGAGGTTCAAGATAG
- the LOC112772433 gene encoding transcription factor bHLH123-like isoform X1, which produces MAEDQFQASGNWWENPAIRNNWQPHQQQQDESDHMMKPTRVSMDSSGGGAAGGGSSSVVFHDPQKLQPPDSAAAATSSTDPNLHFMALGLSSPPIDWNQQPSFLRGEKGGENSFRSMLQEEGGGGGGMGLSAQQVHQWRSAESEFKNNRGFCLEQNQFSPQYSSGDSTVTSQQGFHHQHMDHSAVLYGSPSSILQGLLGPDHHQQQANHNFSYPTSNYGLSSSSSNDFVPSSSSSNWSNNNNNNNNNNKVPQFLRGSPPKQLSNSSSSPITTTNTSLHFTNNAPFWNAAASDPKDVRSTTFFPNSLQPPFFTNPSFDVQSKNMSEMRDSGAVVKKSGSEPTPKRPRNETTPSPLPAFKVRKEKMGDRITALQQLVSPFGKTDTASVLSEAIEYIKFLHEQVTVLSTPYMKSGAPIQIQQGSGKSKEGEGPKQDLRSRGLCLVPVSSTFPMTHETTVDFWTPTFGGGSR; this is translated from the exons ATGGCAGAAGATCAATTTCAGGCAAGTGGAAACTGGTGGGAGAATCCAGCTATCAGGAACAATTGGCAACCGCATCAGCAACAACAAGATGAATCAGATCACATGATGAAACCAACAAGGGTTTCTATGGATTCCTCGGGTGGTGGCGCTGCCGGTGGCGGTTCGTCTTCTGTGGTGTTCCATGACCCACAGAAGCTTCAGCCTCCGGATTCTGCCGCGGCCGCCACTTCTTCCACTGACCCCAACTTGCACTTTATGGCTTTAGGCCTCTCTTCCCCGCCCATCGATTGGAATCAACAACCATCCTTCTT gcgtGGTGAGAAGGGTGGAGAGAACAGCTTCAGGTCGATGCTACAAGAAGAGGGTGGAGGCGGCGGCGGCATGGGGTTGTCAGCACAACAAGTCCATCAATGGAGATCAGCGGAAAGCGAATTCAAGAACAATAGAGGTTTCTGTTTGGAGCAAAACCAATTCAGTCCTCAATATAGCTCCGGTGACAGCACAGTAACAAGCCAACAAGGATTTCATCACCAACACATGGATCATTCCGCAGTTCTATACGGTAGCCCTTCATCAATCTTACAAGGACTATTAGGACCtgatcatcatcaacaacaagcTAATCATAATTTTTCATATCCAACTTCAAACTATGGGTTGAGTTCTTCTAGTAGCAATGACTTtgtgccttcttcttcttcttctaattggtctaataacaacaacaataataataataacaataaagtgCCTCAGTTCTTGAGAGGCTCGCCACCAAAACAGTTATCCAATTCCTCATCATCACCGATAACAACGACAAACACTAGTTTGCATTTCACAAACAACGCTCCTTTTTGGAACGCTGCTGCTTCTGACCCTAAAGATGTTAGGTCCACCACCTTCTTCCCTAATTCATTGCAGCCACCATTCTTCACTAATCCAAGTTTTGATGTCCAATCTAAG AATATGAGTGAAATGAGGGATTCAGGTGCAGTGGTGAAGAAAAGTGGGAGTGAACCAACACCCAAAAGGCCTCGGAACGAAACTACCCCATCTCCTTTGCCAGCTTTTAAG gtgagaaaagagaagatgggggACAGAATCACTGCACTCCAACAATTAGTGTCGCCTTTTGGAAAg ACTGATACAGCCTCAGTGTTATCTGAAGCAATTGAATACATCAAATTCCTCCATGAACAGGTCACT GTTTTGAGTACCCCGTATATGAAAAGTGGAGCTCCTATACAGATTCAACAG GGTTCCGGTAAATCTAAGGAAGGTGAGGGTCCAAAACAAGATCTTAGAAGCCGAGGGCTATGCTTGGTGCCAGTTTCAAGCACATTTCCAATGACTCATGAAACCACAGTTGATTTTTGGACACCAACATTTGGAGGAGGTTCAAGATAG